The DNA window CCAAGAACAAGGGGTACGGTGCCAATCAAAAATCATGTTATCGGTTGGCGATGGAAGAGGGTGCTGACATCATAATAATGGTTCACCCTGATTACCAGTATACGCCTCTACTTATTCCGGCCATGGCCTCGATGATTGGCAATGGCTTGTATCACTGCGTTCTTGGCTCCAGGATTCTTGGCGGACACGCTTTGCAGGGCGGGATGCCAATATGGAAATATGTGGCGAATCGTTTCTTGACCTTAGCTGAGAACATAATGATTGGCGCAAAACTTTCAGAGTACCATACCGGCTATCGTGCTTTTTCAAGGGAGTTGTTGGAAAGAATCGATTTATCACCTAACTCCGATGACTTTGTTTTTGATAATCAGATGCTGACCCAGATATGCTGGGCCGACTATACAATTGCAGAAGTCAGTTGCCCGACCAAATATTTTCCAGAGGCCTCCTCCATTAATTTGCAGCGCAGTATCAAATATGGTTTTGGCTGTCTACATACAGCCTTGACCTACCGTCTGGCGAAAATGGGATTGGTAAAATCTGATTTATTTCCTTCTTCATAAATTGATGGCTATGAAATTTATACAAGTAATTAGTTTAGTGTCTTACAGACTGTTTTCTTGTGTTTTTTACAAGAAAACAATCTGCGAAAGGCACGTATTTTGTTTATTGGGGGTAACTATCTCGGTGTTGCTCGTAACACCTATGACATACGCTGCAAATGAACCGCTTATCGGTGAATGCCTCCAGGGTGATTGCCGTACTGGGACGGGAATGATGCAGTTTCCTTCAAAAGATAAATATATTGGTCACTTTAAAGACAATATGCCCAGTGGCAAGGGTGTTGTGATTTTTGCCGACGGCACAACGCTTGAAGGAACGTTTCTGAAGGGTATTTCAATGGGGACCGGAGTGAAGATTTTTGCCGATGGTTCTCGTTATGAAGGCAAGTTTTATGATGGGAAACCAAATGGTCATGGTGTTATGCGATCTGTAGATGGTTCGTATTATGAAGGTGATTGGCGGAACGGTAGTTTCTCCCGGGGGCAAGGGGTGCGTGTCGGTGCAGACGGAAGCCGATATGAAGGGGAGTTTCAGTTCAGTCTCTTTCATGGCGAGGGGATACTTGTAAAAGTTGATGGCTCAAAATATGAAGGTCAGTTTAATAAGGGGGAGTTTGATGGTTCCGGTAAACTCACCTATCCTGACGGTCAACTTTACATTGGCCGTTTTGTGAAAAATAAGTTCGATGGTGACGGAACTCTCACTTTTGCTGATGGTTCTCGGTATGAGGGAACGTTTAAAGATGGTGAGTTTAGCGGTCAGGGAATTTTAACTAAAGTTGACGGGTCTGAGTATAGAGGTCAATTTGAAAATGGAGATTTTAATGGTCAAGGCCTTTTGTCGTTTCTCGATGGTAGAAAATATCGTGGGATGTTTAAGGACGGTAAATATAACGGGAATGGGGTGCTGACAACTCCTGACGGGCAGCGCTTAACTGGTGATTTTGCTGATGGGGTTTTTGTTGAAAGTGATGATCATAAAGAGTCAATCTTGGAAGAGAGTATGTCTTACTCTGAAACGGAAGAAGAGCTTCCGACTGGTACAGATGATGATACTAAAGGTTAATAAACTGTTTAGTTTTTTTTCTTCGGCTTTATTTCTTAAGAACTTATGGATCAGTTTCATTGGTTTTACTCTGGGTTTTTTCCTGCTGCCTGAGGCTGTTTCAGCTGTAGAGTTGTTGCTGCCCCATCGATTGCCTCGAACAGGCCAGATTTCTACATTTAATACCCTTGGTGCCAAGATTGATTTCTTGGGTTCTCGTCAGGATGGGGAGTTGCAACGCGGTGCTCAATGGCCTGATCCTCGTTTTATAGTTAATGAAGAGGGAACTGTTTCAGATAGATTGACGGGGTTGATGTGGTTGAGGGATGGAGAGTGTTTCGGGGCGATATCATGGCCTTCTTCCCATGTAACTGTGAAAAATATAAACAAAGGCCAAGTCGCCTGTCAGGATTATACAGGATCGTATACTGACTGGTTTGTCCCACAGGTAGGTCAACTGGCAAGTCTTATCAATGCTGAGGAACTATCCAATAGCAATTTTCTGCAGTTAGGTGGAATTTCAGATGTGCAAGCAGACAAGTACTGGTCGGCAACAGAGCATCGGAATATCCAGAATGCCTGGGTTGTTGACCTTGCAAATGGCGATATTGTAATCAGAAATAAACTTGCCAAGACATTTTTGCTGCCAGCACGTGTTTATGATCAAGCGCTTTTTGAGAAATTTGCGAACTTGAACTCTGTTGGCAAGGCCGGAGAGATTGCGATAGAGAATGCTGCTGCTCCTCTTACTGCCCGTTTCAGTGATAATAGTGACGGTACAATCACTGATAGCAAAACTGGGCTTATGTGGTTTAAGGATGCTGGTTGTTTTGAAAATCTTGCCTGGGAGGCAATATATGCCGCCGTGAACTCTTTGAATAGTGAGCCTCAGTCTGTGAACTGTCAAGGCTATCAGAATGTTTACGACGATTGGGTTGTGCCTAATGCAACGGAACTCTGGAGTTTGATTGACCAATCATTTGATTATCCGGCACTTAATGGCCCCCTGTTCAGGGGGTTACGTTCAGCCTACTGGTCTTCAACAACGGCTATGTCTATGCCCCAAAAGGCTTTTGCTGTCAGTATGGATGAGGGAAGCATGATGGCGCAGAGCAAGATGGCCGCTTTAAGTTTGTTGCCGGTACGTTTCGCCCAGCCAATGGTCGAGTATCCAAGGCGAGAAGCGCATATTGCTGCGGGAGTCGAAACTCAAGAAGCGCACATCCTTTTGTTGTCGCCTGATTTACACAATAAGATCCACTGGCCGCCGGCGCCACGCTTTCATGCCAATGACGATGGCACCAGCATGGACATGGTTACCGGGGTTTATTGGCTAACAGATGCCAACTGTTTTGAAAAGGTCAGTTGGCGAGAAACTTTAAAACTGATCAGCAAGTTTAATGCACAGCCCAGATCTTTTGAGTGTCAGGGGTACGATGGCGTCTATGATGACTGGGTAATTCCGACGGTTGCTGATTATCGAGAAATAGTCAACCCAGCAGCAGATGACAATGCTGAATGGCTTGGGACTCAAGGTATCCAAAATGTTAAATCAACTGCTGATTATTGGACCAATGATGAAACTCAGATAAATTTGTATTATGCGTATGTGTTTAATTTTAAAACAATTCAAGAAAGAAACTATCCCAAATCTCTGGCATTTTTTCTGTGGCCCAGGCGGGCAATGGTTTCAGCTGAAAAGAGAGAGCCCTTTTTAAGCTTGACAAGTACCGGAGTGAATGAAGAAGTTTCAGTAAGTACCAACGCAGTCCTTTCGCTGATGGTTCAATTGCATTCATTTGGGCTCCGTTATCCCGCGGATTATTGGTTTTGGTATGAGACTCCAGACGATAAGAGATTATGGATGACTTCAATCCGAACCTGGACTGATAAAATGACCCCAATGTATCAAACGGATTTATTAAATCTCAGGGATTACGAACTGTTTCGTTCATCGGATAAAAAGGCCCTGGCTCCAGGCCAGTACACCTTCCATTTTGCTGTGGATGATGTTCAAAACGGTATTTTAGACGGGACTAAATACGAAACTATTTTGACTGTTCACGTTGAGGGAAATTAAGGGTTAGAGGTAAAGGGTAAAGGGTGAAGGGTGAAAGACCCCTAACCCTTGACCCTTAACCCCTAACCCCTAATAATAACTGCCCTGTTTTAGCCAGGCTGCCAGGTTGGCGGCCAGGACTTTATTCTGCTCGGTGATGAAGCTGTTCTGGAAGATGGCGTCATCGGCGAAAACTATAAAATGTCCGTGACCCAGCTGTCCAGTAATAATGACGCTAAAAGGCTGAACAGCGTCATTTGTTTCAAGCGTGCCGTTATCGTTCAGGTCAATCCAGGCGGTTGGCGAGGTCTTGGCAATGACATTTGCCTCAAGCTGAGTGTTCAAGGCCCATGCCCCGTAAAATTTAACCTCAGTAAGTTCCTTGGTCAGCGGATGGCTGCTGGCCAACTCCTTAACGATGAAATCCGTAGGCGGGGCATCCGCAAGCAGGTTCTTCTGTTCCTGAATTACTCCATTTGAAATAGCAACACCCAAACTACTGAGGAGCTGAGCAGCTGGCGAGCCGATGTGGAGCATAATGCTTAATTGGCCGCCTTCGTTTAAAAATTCTTGAAGGGCAACAATTTCTGGAACTGTAATAGGTTTAAAAGGGCCGGAAATAATGACAGTTGATACGTTGGCCAGGGTCTCTTTTGTGAACGGTCCTGTTGATGTGCGAATCTCAAAATTTTGGTCGCGAAACATACCGGCAAAAATCGATAAGTCGAGCGGGCCATTATTTTCGATAAGAAACTGCTGTCCATGTCCCTGATCGAAAAGCAAAATTGGCGGGGGCAGCGGCGGCCGTTTGCAAGAAGAACAAAAGAGCAAAATTAGTGATATGAATATGGATTTTAGGATAGAGTAATTCTTCATAGCATGCCTACTTTATGATATCAATTCTGTTCGAATGTTTGTAATTCGAGTATTCGTCATTCGAATGTTGCTGTTAGTTTTAGGGATGTCTATACCTTTTTCTACCACACACAACATCTACGATTATTTTATTTCTCCGTGCCCTGCCACAGGCAGAGTTAAGGTAAATGTTGTCCCTTTAGGCGAATTATCTGTAACTTCAATTTTCCCCTGGTGCTTTTTCATAATACCATAGCTCACCGAAAGACCGAGTCCGGTGCCCTCAACGGCTGGTTTTGTCGAGAAAAAAGGCTCAAATATATACACCAGGTCATTTTCCTTAATACCTTTTCCCGTATCTTTTATATGTAAAAGGATGTTGCCGCCTTTTTTTTCGGTGGTCAGGTAAATTGTGCCGCCCCCGTCACCGATGGATTCCTGGGCATTATTAAGGCAGTTAAGTATGACCTGTTTGATTTGATCCTGCACGGCATTGAGGCGGGGAAGATTACGCCTAAAACGCTTTTGCACTGTTATGTTGTTTTCTTTGAAATTCTTTTTTGAGAAAACAAGCATATCATTTATCGCCTGATGGAGATCCATGGGAGCAACGGTTCCGGATGTCGGGCGGTTGAAGTTTTGCAGGTTGCTGATAAGATCTTTCACGCGGTGACACTCTTGAATGGCAAGATCTAAAAGCTCTGAGTCCGTTTGATCAAGATTGCAGGTTAGTTTTAATCCCTTTAAAAAATTCCTTATGCCAATGATAGGGTTGCCGAACTCGTGAGCGATTGACGCTGCAAGCTTGCCGACCGCACTGAGCTTTTCAGCGTGCAATAACTGCTCGTAAGTCTTTTTGAGCTGTTCAGTGCGGTCCTCTACTTTCTTCTCAAGAATTTGCTGGTAGGTAAGAATCTCCTTTTCCATTGCTTTTCTGGCAGTGATGTCTTGCAGTGTCTCAACGGCACCAATAATTTCACCGGCGCGGTTGCGTAAAGGGGCTGCAGTAAAAAATAACCAGCGAGGATTGCCGGCAAGTTCGAAAAAATCTTCGACTTCATACGAGTCATCAAGCAGTGAAGAAGGAATATATTTGTCAGTATAGAGTTGGTGGATGCTTTGTTCTGGGGCCTGGTCAAGGATCAGGTCGGCCATTGTCGGACGCTTTCGAGTATAAAACGCCTTCCATTGATTGGTGGTTCCTACTGCTTCAGAGCCCGAAATACCGGTTAGCTTCTCTAGGGCCTTGTTCCAGTGGGTTATCTGGTGGTTTTGGTCAATAACAAAAGTTGGGATAGAGTTGCCATGAATAATTTGAGTGAGTCTTTCTTTGCTCTCAAGCAGATTTTCTTCAGCCTGTTTACGTTCCGATATCTCTTTGGCAAGAAGCACATTTGCCTCTATATGATTTGTTTCGACAATTAACTGCTCTTCAAGAAGATTTAAGGCTTTGGTTGTTTTAGTCAGTTCATCATGAAATGGTGTGATATTATGGAAAATTACAGTCCATCCCAGGAACTTCGCACTTGTTAACGGGCTAAAAGTTAACGTATATTTGACAACAAGGTCATCGTAATGGTGAAGAAAATCTTCTTGTGAATAGTTGCCGCCTTGGGCGCTTTCGGCGCAATGCAACCAGCGAGTTTTAATGTGTGGTGGGAGCGCAGAAAATAGATTTTGACCAACGATGGGAGGATGCTGGCAAATTGATTGATATACGCCTTGAAAAGAGCCATTAAAATGTACAATTTCATTGTCCGAATTGCACACCAGCATGGGTTCAGGTCTTGAATCGAGAAAAGCAGATAGCGAGTTGATTTTCATAGTGACATGGTAGCGGTTTGGATAGCGAGCGACAAGCAAAAAAAAAGGTATCAGAAAACTGATACCTTTTTTTTGAGATCCTTGAACCTCAAAGCTATATTAATACTTCAGATTACTTTACGGTTGTAAGAACTCCTTTGCGGCCTTCTTCAGTAAGGCTTCCTTCTTTATCTTCTTTCATGCGGCCCTGAACGTTGTGAGC is part of the Desulfobulbaceae bacterium genome and encodes:
- a CDS encoding glycosyltransferase family 2 protein, which gives rise to KNKGYGANQKSCYRLAMEEGADIIIMVHPDYQYTPLLIPAMASMIGNGLYHCVLGSRILGGHALQGGMPIWKYVANRFLTLAENIMIGAKLSEYHTGYRAFSRELLERIDLSPNSDDFVFDNQMLTQICWADYTIAEVSCPTKYFPEASSINLQRSIKYGFGCLHTALTYRLAKMGLVKSDLFPSS
- a CDS encoding MORN motif-containing protein; amino-acid sequence: MTYAANEPLIGECLQGDCRTGTGMMQFPSKDKYIGHFKDNMPSGKGVVIFADGTTLEGTFLKGISMGTGVKIFADGSRYEGKFYDGKPNGHGVMRSVDGSYYEGDWRNGSFSRGQGVRVGADGSRYEGEFQFSLFHGEGILVKVDGSKYEGQFNKGEFDGSGKLTYPDGQLYIGRFVKNKFDGDGTLTFADGSRYEGTFKDGEFSGQGILTKVDGSEYRGQFENGDFNGQGLLSFLDGRKYRGMFKDGKYNGNGVLTTPDGQRLTGDFADGVFVESDDHKESILEESMSYSETEEELPTGTDDDTKG
- a CDS encoding DUF1566 domain-containing protein; this encodes MMILKVNKLFSFFSSALFLKNLWISFIGFTLGFFLLPEAVSAVELLLPHRLPRTGQISTFNTLGAKIDFLGSRQDGELQRGAQWPDPRFIVNEEGTVSDRLTGLMWLRDGECFGAISWPSSHVTVKNINKGQVACQDYTGSYTDWFVPQVGQLASLINAEELSNSNFLQLGGISDVQADKYWSATEHRNIQNAWVVDLANGDIVIRNKLAKTFLLPARVYDQALFEKFANLNSVGKAGEIAIENAAAPLTARFSDNSDGTITDSKTGLMWFKDAGCFENLAWEAIYAAVNSLNSEPQSVNCQGYQNVYDDWVVPNATELWSLIDQSFDYPALNGPLFRGLRSAYWSSTTAMSMPQKAFAVSMDEGSMMAQSKMAALSLLPVRFAQPMVEYPRREAHIAAGVETQEAHILLLSPDLHNKIHWPPAPRFHANDDGTSMDMVTGVYWLTDANCFEKVSWRETLKLISKFNAQPRSFECQGYDGVYDDWVIPTVADYREIVNPAADDNAEWLGTQGIQNVKSTADYWTNDETQINLYYAYVFNFKTIQERNYPKSLAFFLWPRRAMVSAEKREPFLSLTSTGVNEEVSVSTNAVLSLMVQLHSFGLRYPADYWFWYETPDDKRLWMTSIRTWTDKMTPMYQTDLLNLRDYELFRSSDKKALAPGQYTFHFAVDDVQNGILDGTKYETILTVHVEGN
- a CDS encoding DUF4350 domain-containing protein, encoding MLFDQGHGQQFLIENNGPLDLSIFAGMFRDQNFEIRTSTGPFTKETLANVSTVIISGPFKPITVPEIVALQEFLNEGGQLSIMLHIGSPAAQLLSSLGVAISNGVIQEQKNLLADAPPTDFIVKELASSHPLTKELTEVKFYGAWALNTQLEANVIAKTSPTAWIDLNDNGTLETNDAVQPFSVIITGQLGHGHFIVFADDAIFQNSFITEQNKVLAANLAAWLKQGSYY
- a CDS encoding PAS domain S-box protein; the protein is MKINSLSAFLDSRPEPMLVCNSDNEIVHFNGSFQGVYQSICQHPPIVGQNLFSALPPHIKTRWLHCAESAQGGNYSQEDFLHHYDDLVVKYTLTFSPLTSAKFLGWTVIFHNITPFHDELTKTTKALNLLEEQLIVETNHIEANVLLAKEISERKQAEENLLESKERLTQIIHGNSIPTFVIDQNHQITHWNKALEKLTGISGSEAVGTTNQWKAFYTRKRPTMADLILDQAPEQSIHQLYTDKYIPSSLLDDSYEVEDFFELAGNPRWLFFTAAPLRNRAGEIIGAVETLQDITARKAMEKEILTYQQILEKKVEDRTEQLKKTYEQLLHAEKLSAVGKLAASIAHEFGNPIIGIRNFLKGLKLTCNLDQTDSELLDLAIQECHRVKDLISNLQNFNRPTSGTVAPMDLHQAINDMLVFSKKNFKENNITVQKRFRRNLPRLNAVQDQIKQVILNCLNNAQESIGDGGGTIYLTTEKKGGNILLHIKDTGKGIKENDLVYIFEPFFSTKPAVEGTGLGLSVSYGIMKKHQGKIEVTDNSPKGTTFTLTLPVAGHGEIK